A part of Bacillota bacterium genomic DNA contains:
- a CDS encoding YicC/YloC family endoribonuclease, translated as MDARLPSTSPASMTGFGAAQGPSPWGLLRVEVHTLNHRHLDVAVRLPRGWPALDSAVRESVGRRFVRGRVEVAVVAQDFEASRRTVRVNESVLRQYWEQLTQIQQKLQVARSLSLADLLSLPDVVTLEEPPVDEQAAWGTLAPLLDAALDQVQQMRHAEGGRLWQDIAARLDAIEASIGQFQRDLAGRFRDAYYQRLVRRVGELLNSGGLTSLPGVLQDEALLQRLAQEVAIAAERADISEELTRLSSHVAQMRRLAAEVAPGRRMEFLLREMDRELSTATAKVPEAPGVHRLIELRAELERIREQILNLE; from the coding sequence GTGGACGCCCGTTTGCCTTCCACTTCGCCGGCCAGCATGACGGGGTTCGGCGCCGCTCAGGGGCCAAGCCCCTGGGGGCTTCTCCGGGTCGAGGTTCACACGCTCAACCACCGCCATTTGGACGTGGCCGTGCGCCTGCCTCGGGGGTGGCCGGCGCTCGACTCGGCCGTGCGGGAGAGCGTGGGCCGCAGGTTCGTGCGCGGCCGCGTGGAAGTCGCCGTGGTGGCGCAGGATTTCGAAGCCTCCCGGCGAACAGTCCGGGTGAATGAGTCGGTTTTGCGCCAATACTGGGAACAGTTGACGCAAATCCAGCAGAAGCTTCAGGTGGCACGCTCGCTTTCCCTGGCAGACCTTCTCTCGTTGCCCGATGTCGTGACGCTTGAGGAGCCTCCGGTGGACGAGCAGGCTGCCTGGGGCACCCTGGCGCCGTTGCTGGATGCCGCTCTGGATCAGGTCCAACAGATGCGGCACGCCGAGGGAGGGCGGCTGTGGCAGGACATCGCCGCAAGGCTGGATGCCATCGAAGCTTCAATCGGCCAGTTTCAGCGCGACCTCGCAGGGCGCTTTCGGGATGCGTACTACCAGCGGTTGGTCAGGCGTGTCGGCGAGCTGCTCAACAGCGGGGGCTTGACGTCCTTGCCGGGCGTGCTGCAGGATGAGGCGCTTCTCCAGCGGCTCGCCCAGGAGGTGGCCATCGCTGCCGAACGTGCCGACATCAGTGAAGAATTGACGCGCCTTTCAAGCCACGTGGCCCAGATGCGCCGGCTCGCCGCAGAGGTCGCGCCGGGGCGGCGCATGGAGTTCTTGCTGAGGGAGATGGACAGGGAACTGTCCACCGCGACGGCCAAGGTGCCGGAGGCGCCGGGAGTGCACCGGTTGATCGAACTGCGCGCCGAACTGGAGCGCATTCGTGAACAGATCTTGAATCTCGAGTAG
- the remA gene encoding extracellular matrix/biofilm regulator RemA has translation MEIRLINIGFGNIVSANRIVAIVSPESAPIKRIIQESRDRGRLIDATYGRRTRAVIITDSEHVILSAVQPETVAHRLSSRDSTEAGGPAPQ, from the coding sequence GTGGAGATTCGCCTTATCAACATCGGGTTTGGCAACATCGTTTCGGCCAACCGCATCGTCGCCATCGTCAGCCCGGAGTCGGCGCCGATCAAGCGCATCATTCAGGAGTCTCGGGACCGGGGGCGGCTCATCGACGCCACGTACGGCCGCCGGACCAGGGCCGTCATCATCACGGACAGCGAGCACGTGATCCTCTCGGCGGTCCAGCCCGAGACGGTGGCGCACCGCCTCAGCAGCAGGGATTCCACGGAGGCCGGTGGCCCCGCCCCCCAATGA
- the gmk gene encoding guanylate kinase, which yields MTEQGPGLPPLARGFLVVVSGPGGVGKNTLVNAVRRRMPDVLYSVSVTTRPPRPGEADGRDYFFVTPERFREMVQAGELLEWARFGDHWYGTPARFVQRAVDSGKIVLLDVDIQGARQLRDKRIDAVFVFLLPPSLEALRERMMRRAADAPEVIERRMAMALTEMAAASDYDYVVVNDGLDEASHKLEAIIRAESCRPHRLRRPEPAGGP from the coding sequence ATGACCGAGCAAGGGCCCGGCCTGCCGCCGCTTGCGCGCGGCTTTCTGGTGGTGGTTTCCGGCCCGGGAGGGGTGGGCAAGAACACCCTGGTCAACGCGGTGCGGCGGCGGATGCCCGACGTGCTGTACTCGGTGTCGGTCACCACGCGGCCGCCGAGGCCCGGCGAGGCTGACGGCCGGGATTACTTCTTCGTCACCCCCGAGCGTTTCCGGGAGATGGTGCAGGCCGGTGAACTCCTGGAGTGGGCGCGCTTTGGGGACCACTGGTACGGAACGCCGGCGAGATTCGTTCAAAGGGCCGTCGATTCGGGCAAGATCGTGCTGCTCGACGTCGACATCCAGGGCGCCCGGCAGCTCCGTGACAAACGCATTGACGCGGTCTTCGTCTTCCTGCTCCCGCCCTCCCTCGAGGCGTTGCGGGAACGCATGATGCGGCGGGCGGCCGACGCACCCGAGGTGATCGAGCGGCGTATGGCGATGGCCTTGACAGAGATGGCAGCCGCGTCTGATTATGACTATGTTGTGGTAAACGACGGCCTGGATGAGGCGAGCCACAAGCTGGAGGCCATCATCCGGGCTGAATCGTGTCGCCCGCACCGGCTTCGGCGGCCTGAGCCGGCGGGCGGGCCGTGA
- the rpoZ gene encoding DNA-directed RNA polymerase subunit omega: protein MLNQPPLQTMLQKNPTRSRYTLVTAAARRARQLLEGAPPLVSVNSTKPVTIALREVYEGAVICELPPRGGVK from the coding sequence ATGCTCAACCAACCGCCACTCCAGACCATGCTCCAGAAAAACCCGACGCGGAGCCGCTACACGCTGGTGACGGCTGCCGCGCGGCGAGCGCGCCAGCTTCTCGAGGGGGCGCCGCCCCTGGTCTCCGTGAACTCCACCAAGCCGGTCACCATCGCCCTCCGTGAGGTGTACGAAGGCGCGGTGATCTGCGAACTGCCGCCCAGGGGCGGTGTCAAGTAG